In Phaseolus vulgaris cultivar G19833 chromosome 3, P. vulgaris v2.0, whole genome shotgun sequence, the sequence CGGATTTGATGTCGACCACCTGGCCGGCGACGAGTCCCTCAGCGCCGATGGCGCGCGCGAGCTCACCGAGGGCGCGGACGATGCGAGGCGGGGAGGCACCAACGGTAGCGCAGGCGATGTGCTCGAAGGCGAATGCGAGGAGCGCGTCGCCGGCGAGGACTGCCACGTCCTCTCCGAAGACCTTGTGGTTGGTAGGCTTGCCGCGGCGGAGGTCGTCGTTGTCCATGCAGGGGAGGTCATCGTGGATGAGGGACATGGTGTGGATCATCTCGACGGCGCAGGCAGCGGGCATCGCGGTGGCGGCGGAGCCGCCCACAAGCTCGCAGGCGGCGACGCAGAGGACGGGGCGCACGCGCTTTCCGCCGGCGAGGAGGGAGTAGCGCATGGCCTCGTGGATCCGCAGCGGCTCGCGGAGCGGAACGGCGTCGTGGAGCGCCTGGTTGACGGCGTGGGCTTGGTGGAGCATGTAGGAGTTGAAGTCGAACGCCGGCTTTTCCTCCGTCTGAACCGTCTCCTGTTTGGTGAGGAGTGCGGATAGCGTGAAAGACGTGGCGGATGAATAAGGCTTATCTCTTGGGCGTTTGGGAATGAGAATGGGAATGGGGAAGTTTGTTAGGCCATGAAATAGAAAAGTTAGGGATCTGGATCTGGTGAAGCTGGGTTGTAGCCATGGGTTGAAATTAAGGGCACTCATGGTGGGATTTGGGAAGTTAGATTGGAAGGTTTGGGGTTTAGGTAAGAGGTGTATGAATGAGAGTTTATGGCATTACATGATTAGTGAGTGTTTGGAGGAAAAGCAAAATGAATGAATAGAAGGGATGGTGAGTGGTGAGTGGATAAGCAGAGAATTTCAGTTCCACCAATGAGTCTATTATGAGGATTTGTTTATTATATGGATCTCAGGATTTGGGATGAGATGAGATGGACACAGCAGAGGGCACTTCCTCCATTTCACCTCCTTTATGTTCTGTCGCTTCCTTTGCCTGCCTCGTGTCAATTCCATCAACTTCTTTTCCAACCCTTTTTAAACAATCTATATGCTTTTATTTCACCTCTCACAACACTTATCCCATCTGCCAAAACACCACAACAACATAGGAATCAATACTTTACCTCCATCTTAAAtgctttcttttttaattaagaCTGGATTTGATAGAAAAGTGTCGGTAAAATAAGATGGTTtggattaaaatatataattataattataaaccaAAGTAACCAAATGATATGTTATCTtcctatttatttttaaattgtttccgctgaaaattatttatagtgatgtataatgttttttttaaagtgaaacTGGATGGCTCCTTATTTAAGGGGTTATATAGAAATTGGATTGTAAATCTAAAGgtaataaattttagaaaaaaattatatgtttttaagTGAATGGTAGTTTTGAACACTCTTGTGTTGACATGAATCACAAAACAATTGGGTACATTGTTATTTTcctttaaatatttgtattctTTCTTACtcacatattttttttgtatgtgTTAGTATAAAAATGTCAATGTTATTCCCCATTGTCACCTAGTTGAAACATTGTTTTCACCATAATAATGACAACTACCACTCTATTTGTGTCACTGACATACATTGGCTACAGTAAGAAAATATTGCTCATTCATCATTGTGCGCCAAATTAAGATTGATATTGAAACACATCCAAACACATATTTATATGTATCCCAAACTCACATGGCATAAAACAAGAAAGCCTCAAAAAGAGTTAACTCCAACTCTATAACCTATTATCATCTTccaagtataatttttttggaataaaaatttatgtgatcTTATCCATCTAACTAACTAACTAttaaaaagatttatttttattttttttataaaagttctcGGTTTAAACATCATTATGTTAGATcttacaataataaataatgataaatatcATCGTAAAATTTCACATCTCAACTAAACTATTATATATAAGATTATATTAGACTATATAAgtaatatgataaaataatatttatgtatatGATTATTATATTTGTATACATTGAttaccttttaaaaaaaactaattaatataatattttattaatagttatattttaaatataaaaataattaattaaaataatattgtaaataaaaataattaatttaaattttgatatattattatttaatttattttaattctaatttataattttaaaaattaattattacttttaaaattttattttacatgatttttaaatattttaaatgtacAGACAAAAGTATTCAATTACATCAATCAAGTAATCTACCatatttttgttgatttttcattttctttctcttaatgtaaataatattacttttcagtatttatttatttatttctaattttcccccaatataaataaatcattatatatatagacgaaacttgaaaaaaaaaatattgggtgccaaattttcaaaagtaaaatttttatattatcattaatatttaaaaaattaaagaagaaggGTATTCAAACTTTCTTTCAACTTCTTACAACAaacattctctctcaattttcTATTCCACCCATTTCCTCCGTTACCAAACTTTTAACACTAACAAAtactattttttcatatttctatttcatttatttttctaataactAGTGAAATGAAATGGAAGAAATAAGAACGGGCTTTTGTGGTAAAAAGGCCAATCGGAAGATAGATCGGGGCCCAATAGTTTACGATTATCTTACTTTCAACCGGGGATTTCCTTATGGACCCCATGATTTCTTCCTCACCCCTtactttcaaaaatattaaaactatcAATTCTGGATTTAATCCAGAAAAcatttatattttggattttataatcagaacaaaaaatacatttatattttagattacacattttaaaatataaatttttatatttaaaaaattgtttcaggatataaaaattacaaattttaacttttaaattttataatttaggaAATCTCTTGATTtaacatttcaaaattaaaaaaatatttaataaaaaatgttaaagagtaatttaaatattttttgaagtatGTAGGTGCAGTAAGAAATACATGGAAGTGCAGAAAAAAATCCCCCTTGCAACCCCTTTATTCCAATTGAGCTTAAATGCAAATTTTTGTTGATGTTACTGTTTACACCCCTCTAAAATATTGATTACACCTCCTGGTATGTTTCTATTTACAATACCTTGTTTCTTATTCACAGCTCCAAAATTCACAACTTGTACATATTTGTTTCCGTAAGTCCAATTCAATTACATCCCTCAGCCCTTATATGCAACATGAAAAACATATGATATTAAAGCTACCAAAACTCACCAAAAACATATGATATTAAAGCCACCAAAACTCACCGCAAATTCTTTCTTGGGCCTTCATACGTTCTCCTAcacttcaatattttttttttaatttttcaacaatacatttaattaaaatataaactaaaatcaataaaacatctaatttacattaattttcttttaatgaaaaaatatataaataaataaaaaactaaaaattcaaaatgtttcaaataaatttttttgtaaaaaaaaataaaattaataaaatgtcacgtttaaattgatttctttttattttaaaaatatgtttgatgttatttattttgaaatgctaagaaaatataaataagaatattaaGTCATGGAGTTAATTTGCATCATAAAACATAAAGgtatttaaaaagtatatttacTTTGATTATTAGTTTGAgcaaaataaacattttattttttaaaaattttagtcATTTTACCAGAAGCCacaaaactcaaaaaaaaaaaaatcagcgATGTGAAAAAATGTAGTACAAAActgaaaaaaattatctttgtaTATGGGAAACGTTAAATACAACAAATCTTCTCGTCAACTCTTTTACATGGGCTCAAATGAAGGAATTGTTCTATCAAAATACCACGGAGAAGAATGAAAGTGTTGTGACTGGAAGGGAGGTATGGGATGAAACtaagattatttaaaaatgtgacATTATGCTTCATTTAgggttatttaaattttttaaaaaggttaaaCCGAATCAAGGTCAGTCAAAATTTGAGATGcatgggcttggtttggaagagggacatgtagtataagcctgctTACTGTTTACCCAAGTCAATCATCCTCCCCGTAACCAAGTCCTGCAAAGCGCAACCGTGTGGAAAAAtaacgacacaacaatttagtgaactaGTTATCTTACTAAcggacatgagatttaaattaaaagaagggaCGCAAAGAACATCTTTAATAGTGatattgtcattgaatttaattgttcaCGTAGATGAGATGGTCGTAGTTGAGCCTGTGGACAGATTAACATTtggaataaatgatgatgaagtgtatgtgaaaaattgtgaatcagatgcaatgtgatgGGTTGTTCCGCTATCCAAAATTCATGGTTTCATAAAAGCAAAATGAATAGACGAGTTATGGGCAAACAGGCCTCCAACGTTTATAAACGCGTCACTTTTACCATTATTCTTGAGCGAGTAAACAACCTTTGtcaattgctgaatttgctcgACAGTGAAGTCTTGTACCAAGAAAACATATGATACATATCTCTCATTTAGCGGATAAAAATGGAGAATAACACTAAAATCGATGCTCTGATATCATACACGAAAATGGTATATAAgaagatgataaaaaaaatggtaccACTTACCATTTTTCTTACTATCTTCTTATATACCATTTTCTtataatgtcattttttttccttcattaagaaaaacaattaattgTTAATAGTCTCACTTATGTTAATACCTTATAAACATTGTATGAGGACAAAACAAGCGAAGATATCAAggtaaaagaaatacaaaaggAAGGAAAgctcaaagaagaagaagatgtaACTTTCTATCCTAATATAAACCAAATCATAGAAAAATGTTACTTTAAACATGATTTTACATATGACTCAAGTGAACGAAATGAACATACAAGGAATAACATTGTCACAAATAACTAATTGCATACTACAAATGTGAAAGAAAATGATTCCACGCAATTTGGAAGCCAAGACTCTAACTAGGGCAACAACCCATTCACTTTAAACAAGTTCAACAGCTCCTAAAAATATTACAAGattctattattaaaaatagcctttaaatatatatattatgtccATATCctttataattgttattataacATTagactattatatatataaatattttgaatatttgtaaATGAAATCCAAAGATGAATGATCTAATTGATATTTAACAATGTTAAAATCAACTTTATCTTTAGAATGAGAGTTTGAGATTTATGGAAAAAGTATTGGCGCTAAGAAATGATGAAACTAGAGATATCTCTGATGAGATAATTGTgccttaaaataattatatgataAATGAGATTCGaaaattatctaattaaatTATACTCCTAATTGTGAATAAGTGCAATAATTATATTAGAAAAGTACAATGCAGAAATATTTGTCAGCTAACTACTCTAACAATTATTAAACATTTTAGGATTGGTGTGAGAGTAgatgtttttaaatatatattatccaCTCATGttaatataattcaaatttgaaGGATGATTATTAACAATGATGTGTGTATCTCAATCGTTTCCCAAAAGGAAAAAACATGGATCTAGAGAGAATGAAAATCCAGTTAAAAAAAGTGGTTATAATTTGAGATAAAATTAATGTGtcaagaaaattatataaattctagatttttttcttatatattctTGTGTTTTAAAAAgagtatttttatatttgatataaGTATATACTTACTTGAGATTACATCTTTCTATGCATGTATTTAATGAACTTGAGATTACATCTTTCTATGCATGTATTCAATCAACAAAGATAAGTAACCATTTTAACCccatcaaaataattaattgcaataataactaaattagatactattttaaaaattaaaaaaaaattgatttctaaattaatttctattattgttaaatagtttctaaattggtatctaattagcaaccaaagtttttgttatcaaatttagaaactaaataattggtagttaaaaccttggttgctaattagataccaatttagaaactatttaacaataatataaactaatttagaaagcaaaattgttttagtttctaaaatggtctctaatttagttattattgcaactaattattttgatttctaaaaattgatttctatttcatgattttcttgcgTATGGTTCATAAAGTAACATTTGTATTACTCTAATTAAATTAGTGGATAgataatttatatacatattttcTTCCTAAATATTGTAATAAGGTTTTGAAAtcatatttgaaaaaattatgatttttaagtaacttattcattatatttttaaaataaatgtgaaAATCCAGAATGGATAAATTCTATGAAGTACGAtgctcaattattatttttttgtttttctttatactCTGTCATACGCCATTCTTATCTTTATAActagttgtattttttttttcaatataaacGCTATAATGTGgtttattttaaagaataattttttttagattagatctaattaaaaaaatgtacaaaATTTCGAGAATTACTtctgaatttatttattttaataatttaggaaaaaatttaaagaaacatAATATTTCGTGCTTCATTAGTAATTCACTCTGTTTCTCTATTAACCAATTTTCCATGATTTTTGTGGAATGTATGGTTGGTggtgatattttttttgtctgaGACCATAAGGTTGTGAGATTGCACATGGTCTTTTGGACAAAGAGAAGAACTTCTCACCATTTTAACATTCAtataacttaatttaaaaaattatattttggctgaaactatttttataaaccaaataaaaagatgtgttattatttattcatttgaATTTGTTTCACGTGGAGATAACTCGATTTTGAAGAATGACCATTAAATCCGTTTTTGTTTACTTAAATTGTACTTTATGCATTCAGTTTAACTATAAGTTTCAACACCTATTTTCATCCACTATGACACTGTCCGAAAATTCAAGAAATAAAAACTCGTTACTAATATAACAAATAGAGACGTGAagagtttaagaaaaaaaaaacggttttagtttaaaaaaaaacagcattAAAATTAACTTCAATTATAATGAATGGGTAActtaatatttgttatttttaaagatTTCTCATTAAAAAGGTATTTAAGAACTATAATCTTGTTTATCTTATGTATATATAGGTTAGTAAAAccaatttaaatataatcttatatatttatttatttttctatcactTTTTTTCACACATGAGATGCACATTGTAAGGTGTCTATATGAAATGGATCTCTTGTATTGTGTATTTTTTTCTCCCCACCATAGCCACCACTCCAACCAACTTTTCATGTGTTTGGCAAACTAAAACCCACCTTGTCGGAAACATCAACCAAGTGAAAATAGAGCAACTTTGTACGTCTAGAAATATTGGAAATGTTTCAATAGATTTCCTAaatctaaatattaaatatataacataGGTTGATGTTGATTTATAACTCTTCTTTAATGGTCTTATGTTCGGGTCACCACACGTTACTTTGAAGCTTAAAAAAAAGTAAGGtggttttttaaaaaagtaaagcGTTTTAAAACGAGAGTTGAGAAGAGAAAGAATGATAAAACGATTATATGTTGTAATTTTTGTAATGATAAATAACAtcacattttataatataatttaaatgtaaCAATTGATAATAAAAACTTTGTAACATATTTTAATGTTGAAAACATAAATCACCATCGATTCCACTTATTTGAGAGAGAAGATGTAAAAATAGAATGGAGCATGTTGGTGACGTCAGAAAAAATTATCCAAAGAATGAAAGGCTTTTTATGGGAAAATAGCGCTAGAAAAAAGGTTAGCAGTTGCGGCTTGCGAGTGCAGTGGTGTTTGCGGTGCCTGCCAGCTGCGAAACCCCTCCCAAATCTCttccttcttcctcttctcctctTTTCCATCTCTGCACTTTTCTTAACACAGGTTCCTCTCAATTCAAATTCCGCTTCCTCTCTCCCTCATCGCATCGCCTTTCATTTCTATTGCAGCTCCCTCACCCTTTTTCCTCTGCCTCAGATTTCCCTCTCCTTCACCCTCCTTCGTTTCTTAGGGTTTCATGCTTTCGTAATtcctttttttcaaaacaagacGTGTAGGTTTATCATCCCTGGGATTAATAAATATTGGGCTTAGGCCAAAATTTCGATCTGTGCCCGCTCCccccttttcatttttttgtcaCGGTTCAATATTCTGATCTGCTTGCTTTTTGGTTTTGGATTGAAGTTGTGCTTTTTAATTTGCTGGATTATAATGAATTGAATGTTGTGCATGATAGAGTTAATG encodes:
- the LOC137808373 gene encoding geranylgeranyl pyrophosphate synthase, chloroplastic-like, with translation MSALNFNPWLQPSFTRSRSLTFLFHGLTNFPIPILIPKRPRDKPYSSATSFTLSALLTKQETVQTEEKPAFDFNSYMLHQAHAVNQALHDAVPLREPLRIHEAMRYSLLAGGKRVRPVLCVAACELVGGSAATAMPAACAVEMIHTMSLIHDDLPCMDNDDLRRGKPTNHKVFGEDVAVLAGDALLAFAFEHIACATVGASPPRIVRALGELARAIGAEGLVAGQVVDIKSEGLDNVGLERLEFIHIHKTAALLEGAVVLGAILGGGTDEEIEKLRKFARYIGLLFQVVDDILDVTKSSQELGKTAGKDLTADKVTYPKLLGIEKSMEFAAKLNKDAQDQLSGFDPVKAAPLVALSNYIAHRQN